In Myxococcus stipitatus, the following are encoded in one genomic region:
- a CDS encoding imelysin family protein has translation MVHLTPSPFATRRPRAFLLLAALAFVSGCKGSDKKEPPVTGEPTPSETARVALLKATGACVEKTARQFQTVSAMLAEAVSRYASQPDAATQAQARAAFHEAMDVWQVAEVMQVGPAAPRSAAGGAEVRDNIYSWPLVSRCAVEEQVVSKSYEAESFATSLVSRRGLYALEYLLFHEDASTACQSTSPIVAQGTWAALSADERATRKRAYAAVVAKDVSQRAAQLVKAWAADQDNFLQTLETAGSGNRVFPTNQAALNSVSDAMFYFEREGKDLKLARPLGLRECSTESCPEHLESQFAHRSKANLRANLKGFRLLAEGCGEGYSGMGFDDVLVASGAEPLTQKMREKLLEVEGALNNIEEADLKEALAADKPSVRALHDAFKGVTDVLKTEMVTVLDLELPQSVEGDND, from the coding sequence ATGGTCCACCTGACGCCGAGCCCCTTCGCCACGCGCCGCCCGCGCGCGTTCCTGCTCCTCGCCGCCCTGGCCTTCGTTTCAGGGTGCAAAGGGTCCGACAAGAAGGAGCCGCCCGTCACCGGAGAGCCCACCCCCTCGGAGACGGCGCGAGTGGCCCTGCTGAAGGCGACGGGAGCCTGCGTGGAGAAGACGGCGCGCCAGTTCCAGACGGTGAGCGCCATGCTGGCGGAAGCGGTGAGCCGGTACGCGAGCCAGCCCGACGCGGCGACTCAGGCACAGGCGCGCGCGGCGTTCCACGAGGCCATGGATGTGTGGCAGGTGGCGGAGGTCATGCAGGTGGGTCCGGCGGCGCCGCGCAGCGCGGCGGGCGGCGCGGAGGTTCGCGACAACATCTACTCGTGGCCGCTGGTGAGCCGCTGCGCCGTCGAGGAGCAGGTCGTCAGCAAGAGCTACGAAGCGGAGAGCTTCGCCACGTCGCTGGTGAGCCGGCGCGGGCTGTACGCGCTCGAGTACCTGCTGTTCCACGAGGACGCGTCGACGGCGTGCCAGAGCACCTCCCCCATCGTCGCGCAGGGCACGTGGGCGGCGCTGTCCGCGGATGAGCGGGCCACTCGCAAGCGCGCCTATGCCGCCGTGGTGGCCAAGGACGTGAGCCAGCGGGCCGCGCAGCTCGTGAAGGCGTGGGCGGCGGACCAGGACAACTTCCTCCAGACGCTGGAGACCGCGGGCTCCGGCAACCGCGTGTTCCCCACGAACCAGGCGGCGCTCAACTCGGTGAGCGACGCGATGTTCTACTTCGAGCGCGAGGGCAAGGACCTGAAGCTGGCGCGTCCGCTGGGGCTGCGCGAGTGCTCGACGGAGTCCTGCCCGGAGCACCTCGAGTCGCAGTTCGCGCACCGCTCGAAGGCCAACCTCCGCGCGAACCTCAAGGGCTTCCGCCTGCTCGCGGAAGGGTGCGGCGAGGGCTACTCGGGCATGGGCTTCGACGACGTGCTGGTCGCCTCGGGCGCCGAGCCGCTCACCCAGAAGATGCGCGAGAAGCTGCTCGAGGTGGAGGGCGCGCTGAACAACATCGAAGAGGCGGACCTGAAGGAAGCGCTGGCGGCGGACAAGCCTTCCGTGCGTGCGCTCCATGACGCGTTCAAGGGCGTCACCGACGTGCTCAAGACGGAGATGGTCACCGTGCTGGACCTGGAGCTGCCCCAGTCCGTCGAAGGGGACAATGACTGA
- a CDS encoding TonB-dependent receptor domain-containing protein, with amino-acid sequence MRARSYLAPMLMWGLASTAGAQSVPPEETTAPAPPSETRAPASSAAPVEPVAVPAPAPEPQSAPTAEAAPVASPEAPATPGDAPTVERLEGETPAPTVELPPEESSKKFESVVVGTSETRTSGSVHIVKPAQLERYEKDDPNAVLMSVPGVYARGEDGFGLRPNVGLRGVNPDRSKKVTLLEDGVLFGPAPYSAPAAYYFPLVTRMQSVRVLKGPSAIQHGPQTVAGSVEFITRDIPASESAKLDIAGGGYLYGKAHGVFGASTERAGFVVEGIHLRSNGFKELDGGGTTGFRRNEWMAKARYRLVPEGQVRQTLNLKLGYSDELSNETYLGLSDADYDANPLRRYAGSALDQMKWHRTQVAASHVLESGSLAITTTAYRNDFARIWRKVNRFGGAAIANVLADPTSARNAIYYGVLTGQIDTSSTQDLLFIGPNDRTFVSQGVQSIARWNTTTGPVSHSIEVGARFHYDSIDRKHSEDAYRMSGGELVRAGEPTLFTANNKDATHAVALHVTDAIAWGPFVLTPGLRLEVLRSRSFDRLKGTDKDGALEVLMPGMGAYGAVTPDLGFFAGAYRGFSPPSPGQPDSVKPEQSINYEGGARWTRRGERFEVVGFFNDYTNLTAICTFSGGCVDEDLDRQTDAGRAQIYGLEVYAEKTFRPGGGVTFPLSASYTLTNTELLNDFRSADPQFGAVKAGDELPYVPRHQVFASAGVEGVLGGVFVSALYIDTMREKAGQGEAAPGELTDSLLTFDVNANWNFTRWGQLYLSARNVLDADGVVSRRPYGARPNAPRTVIVGFKLSHD; translated from the coding sequence ATGCGGGCACGGAGCTATCTGGCTCCGATGCTCATGTGGGGACTGGCTTCAACCGCGGGTGCCCAGTCCGTGCCGCCCGAGGAGACAACCGCTCCGGCTCCGCCGAGTGAGACCCGCGCGCCCGCTTCGTCCGCGGCGCCGGTGGAGCCAGTGGCCGTCCCGGCGCCTGCCCCCGAGCCCCAGTCCGCGCCCACCGCCGAGGCCGCGCCGGTGGCTTCCCCCGAGGCACCCGCGACGCCCGGTGACGCGCCCACGGTGGAGCGCCTCGAGGGCGAGACGCCCGCGCCCACGGTGGAGCTGCCGCCCGAGGAGAGTTCGAAGAAGTTCGAGAGCGTGGTGGTGGGGACCTCGGAGACGCGCACGAGCGGCTCGGTCCACATCGTCAAGCCCGCTCAATTGGAGCGCTACGAGAAGGACGACCCCAACGCCGTGCTGATGAGCGTGCCAGGGGTCTATGCACGCGGCGAGGACGGCTTCGGCTTGCGGCCCAACGTGGGTCTGCGCGGCGTCAATCCGGACCGCAGCAAGAAAGTCACGCTGCTCGAGGACGGGGTCCTCTTCGGCCCGGCGCCGTACTCCGCGCCCGCGGCCTACTACTTCCCGCTCGTCACCCGGATGCAGTCGGTGCGCGTGCTCAAGGGCCCTTCGGCCATCCAGCATGGTCCGCAGACGGTGGCGGGTTCGGTGGAGTTCATCACCCGCGACATCCCCGCCTCCGAGTCCGCGAAGCTGGACATCGCCGGCGGCGGCTATCTGTACGGCAAGGCGCATGGGGTCTTCGGCGCGAGCACCGAGCGCGCGGGCTTCGTGGTGGAGGGCATCCACCTGCGCAGCAACGGCTTCAAGGAGCTGGACGGCGGCGGCACGACGGGTTTCCGCCGCAACGAGTGGATGGCCAAGGCGCGCTACCGCCTGGTTCCCGAAGGGCAGGTTCGCCAGACGCTGAACCTCAAGCTGGGCTACTCGGATGAGCTGTCCAACGAGACGTACCTGGGCCTGTCGGACGCGGACTACGACGCCAATCCGCTGCGCCGCTATGCCGGCAGCGCGTTGGACCAGATGAAGTGGCACCGCACGCAAGTGGCGGCCAGCCACGTGCTGGAGTCCGGCTCGTTGGCCATCACCACGACCGCGTACCGCAATGACTTCGCGCGCATCTGGCGCAAGGTGAATCGCTTCGGGGGCGCGGCCATCGCCAACGTGCTGGCCGACCCGACGAGCGCGCGCAACGCCATCTACTACGGCGTGCTCACCGGACAGATCGACACGTCCTCCACGCAGGACCTGTTGTTCATCGGTCCAAATGACCGCACCTTCGTCTCCCAGGGTGTCCAGAGCATCGCGCGGTGGAACACCACCACGGGCCCCGTGAGCCACAGCATCGAGGTGGGCGCGCGCTTCCACTACGACAGCATCGACCGGAAGCACTCGGAGGACGCCTACCGCATGTCGGGCGGCGAACTGGTCCGGGCCGGTGAGCCCACGCTCTTCACCGCGAACAACAAGGACGCCACGCACGCCGTCGCGCTGCACGTGACGGACGCCATCGCCTGGGGCCCGTTCGTCCTGACGCCCGGGCTGCGCCTGGAGGTCCTCCGCTCGCGCTCGTTTGACCGGCTCAAGGGCACGGACAAGGACGGCGCCCTGGAAGTGTTGATGCCCGGCATGGGGGCCTACGGCGCGGTGACGCCCGACCTGGGGTTCTTCGCGGGGGCCTACCGGGGCTTCTCTCCGCCGTCGCCGGGCCAGCCCGATTCGGTGAAGCCGGAGCAGAGCATCAACTACGAGGGGGGCGCCCGCTGGACGCGCCGGGGTGAGCGCTTCGAGGTCGTCGGCTTCTTCAACGACTACACGAACCTCACCGCCATCTGCACCTTCTCGGGGGGCTGCGTGGACGAGGACCTGGACCGGCAGACGGACGCGGGCCGGGCTCAAATCTACGGGCTCGAGGTCTACGCGGAGAAGACGTTCCGGCCCGGCGGCGGCGTGACCTTCCCGCTCTCCGCCTCGTACACGCTGACGAACACGGAGCTCTTGAACGACTTCCGTTCGGCGGACCCTCAGTTCGGCGCGGTGAAGGCCGGAGACGAGCTGCCGTACGTGCCTCGCCACCAGGTCTTCGCCTCGGCCGGTGTGGAGGGCGTGCTGGGCGGTGTGTTCGTCAGCGCGCTCTACATCGACACCATGCGCGAGAAGGCGGGGCAGGGCGAGGCCGCGCCTGGAGAGCTGACGGACTCGCTGCTGACGTTCGATGTCAACGCGAACTGGAACTTCACGCGCTGGGGCCAGCTCTACCTGAGCGCGCGCAACGTGCTGGACGCGGATGGTGTCGTCTCGCGGCGTCCGTACGGCGCGCGCCCCAACGCTCCGCGCACGGTCATCGTGGGCTTCAAGCTCTCCCACGACTAG
- the fni gene encoding type 2 isopentenyl-diphosphate Delta-isomerase: MVEDTTARRKDAHLDLCAKGEVEPVENSTLLEHVHLVHCAMPEMAVEDVDLSTPFLGKRLRYPLLVTGMTGGTERAGAVNRDLALVAERHGLAFGVGSQRAMAEDAARAVTFQVRQVAPTVALLGNIGMYQAAGLGVDGVRRLMDAIGADGIALHLNAGQELTQPEGDRDFRGGYDVVKALVGALGERLLVKETGCGIGPEVARRLVELGVRNLDVSGLGGTSWVRVEQLRASGVQAKVGAEFSAWGIPTAAAVATVRTAVGAQVRLVGSGGIRTGLEVAKVLALGADLAGMALPLFRAQQEGGVEGAERALEVILTGLRHALVLTGSRSCAELRRRPRVVSGVLKDWMAAL, translated from the coding sequence ATGGTCGAGGACACCACAGCACGGCGTAAGGACGCGCATCTCGACCTGTGTGCGAAGGGCGAAGTGGAGCCCGTCGAGAACAGCACCCTGCTGGAGCACGTGCACCTGGTCCACTGCGCCATGCCGGAGATGGCCGTGGAGGACGTGGACCTTTCCACACCCTTCCTGGGCAAGCGGCTGCGCTACCCGTTGCTCGTCACCGGAATGACCGGGGGCACCGAGCGAGCAGGTGCGGTCAATCGTGACCTCGCCCTGGTCGCCGAGCGGCATGGGCTGGCCTTTGGCGTGGGGAGCCAGCGCGCCATGGCGGAGGACGCCGCTCGGGCGGTGACGTTCCAGGTGCGCCAGGTGGCTCCCACGGTGGCGCTCCTGGGGAACATCGGGATGTACCAGGCGGCGGGGCTGGGCGTGGATGGAGTCCGGCGGCTGATGGATGCGATTGGCGCGGATGGAATCGCGCTGCATCTCAACGCCGGGCAGGAATTGACCCAGCCGGAGGGCGACAGAGATTTCCGAGGCGGTTACGACGTCGTGAAGGCGTTGGTGGGAGCGCTTGGCGAGAGGCTCTTGGTGAAGGAGACCGGGTGTGGCATTGGCCCCGAGGTGGCGCGGCGGCTGGTGGAGCTAGGGGTGCGCAACCTGGATGTGTCGGGGCTGGGCGGGACTTCGTGGGTTCGCGTGGAACAGCTTCGGGCCTCGGGCGTACAAGCCAAGGTAGGTGCGGAGTTCAGCGCGTGGGGGATTCCCACGGCGGCGGCGGTGGCGACGGTGCGCACGGCGGTGGGGGCGCAGGTACGACTGGTGGGCAGTGGTGGGATTCGGACGGGACTGGAAGTGGCGAAGGTGCTGGCGCTGGGGGCGGACCTGGCGGGCATGGCGCTTCCCCTGTTCCGAGCTCAGCAGGAGGGTGGGGTGGAGGGAGCGGAGCGCGCCTTGGAGGTCATCCTCACGGGGCTGCGGCATGCGCTGGTGCTGACGGGGAGCAGGAGCTGCGCGGAGCTTCGGCGGCGTCCTCGGGTGGTGAGCGGAGTCTTGAAGGATTGGATGGCGGCGCTGTAG
- a CDS encoding hydroxymethylglutaryl-CoA reductase, degradative, with translation MSETVTSRLAGFHKLPMDERLAQLARMFRLSPGDLEQLRGTEALQPVLANQMIENAVGTFSLPLGLGLNLQVNGRDYLVPMAVEEPSVVAAVSFAAKIVREAGGFIAEADESMMIGQIQVTRYGDPTEATEKILAHKEQLLALANSFHPAMVARGGGAKDVEVRVLPAPEGPRGEPLLVVHILIDTQEAMGANLINTVAEGVAPLVEQITGGKVYLRILSNLADRRLSRATCRIPLSLLADFEMPGEVIAEGIAQASRFAEADPYRAATHNKGVMNGIDSVAIATGQDWRAIEAGAHAFACRGGQYRPLSTWYLEEGHLVGRIELPMALGMVGGPIKVHPGVQLALKLLRASTVRELSMVFAAVGLAQNFAALRALGSIGIQKGHMALHARCVAVTAGARGDWVEKLADLLVKAGHVKVEKAREILASLSAEEAAAATGTTL, from the coding sequence ATGTCTGAGACGGTGACGTCCCGGCTCGCCGGGTTCCACAAGCTGCCAATGGACGAGCGCCTCGCGCAGCTCGCCCGCATGTTCCGGCTGTCGCCCGGCGACCTGGAGCAGCTGCGTGGGACCGAGGCCCTGCAGCCGGTGCTGGCCAACCAGATGATTGAGAATGCGGTGGGGACCTTCTCCCTGCCGCTGGGCCTGGGGCTCAACCTCCAGGTGAACGGGCGCGACTACCTGGTGCCCATGGCGGTGGAGGAGCCGTCCGTGGTGGCCGCGGTGTCGTTCGCCGCGAAGATCGTCCGTGAGGCTGGCGGCTTCATCGCCGAGGCCGACGAGTCGATGATGATTGGCCAGATTCAAGTCACCCGGTACGGCGACCCGACCGAGGCCACCGAGAAGATTCTCGCGCACAAGGAGCAGCTGTTGGCGCTGGCCAACAGCTTCCACCCGGCGATGGTCGCCCGCGGTGGTGGCGCCAAGGACGTGGAGGTTCGCGTGCTGCCGGCCCCCGAGGGTCCGCGCGGCGAGCCGCTGCTCGTGGTCCACATCCTCATCGACACGCAGGAGGCGATGGGGGCCAACCTCATCAACACCGTGGCGGAGGGCGTTGCGCCCCTGGTGGAGCAGATCACCGGCGGCAAGGTGTACCTGCGCATCCTCTCCAACCTGGCGGACCGGCGGCTGTCGCGCGCCACGTGCCGCATCCCGCTGTCGCTCCTGGCGGACTTCGAGATGCCGGGCGAGGTCATCGCCGAGGGCATCGCCCAGGCCAGCCGCTTCGCGGAGGCGGACCCGTACCGCGCCGCCACGCACAACAAGGGCGTGATGAACGGCATCGACTCGGTGGCCATCGCCACGGGGCAGGACTGGCGCGCCATCGAAGCGGGGGCGCACGCGTTCGCCTGCCGCGGCGGTCAGTACCGTCCGCTGTCGACGTGGTACCTGGAGGAAGGTCACCTGGTGGGCCGCATCGAGCTGCCCATGGCGTTGGGCATGGTGGGTGGCCCCATCAAGGTGCACCCGGGCGTGCAGCTGGCGCTCAAGCTCCTGCGCGCGTCGACCGTGCGTGAGCTGTCCATGGTGTTCGCGGCGGTGGGGCTCGCGCAGAACTTCGCGGCGCTGCGGGCGCTGGGCAGCATCGGCATCCAGAAGGGCCACATGGCGCTGCACGCGCGCTGCGTGGCGGTGACGGCGGGCGCGCGTGGGGACTGGGTGGAGAAGCTCGCGGACCTGCTGGTGAAGGCAGGGCACGTGAAGGTGGAGAAGGCGCGGGAGATTCTCGCCAGCCTGTCCGCCGAGGAAGCCGCGGCCGCCACCGGTACGACTCTCTGA
- the mvk gene encoding mevalonate kinase, whose protein sequence is MATGNSLSTFGAGKVILLGEHSVVYGHPALAGPLSQGVKARGVPAKKCQLVLPSTLSRPQRTLLLGAFSRAAKLVGEPPVKVTLDPELPLAVGLGSSAALSVACARMLLLAAGKAPSPKEAARLAWAMEQEFHGTPSGVDHTTSAEEQLLLYRKQPGASSVGRGKTVDSPRALKVVVALAGERSPTKKTVAALRQRQARWPERYQRIFKEMGRLASEGAKAVEAGDLEALGDAMNVNQGLLSALGLSSPPLEEMVYRLRSLGALGAKLTGAGGDGGAVVGLFIDPESAVVQLTRQGVRCFSSQLAGPRAL, encoded by the coding sequence GTGGCCACCGGAAATTCCCTGTCCACGTTCGGCGCTGGCAAGGTCATCCTCCTGGGTGAACACAGCGTCGTGTATGGCCACCCCGCGCTGGCGGGCCCGCTGTCGCAGGGCGTGAAGGCGCGCGGCGTGCCGGCGAAGAAGTGCCAGCTCGTCCTGCCGTCCACGCTGAGCCGGCCGCAGCGGACGTTGCTGCTCGGGGCCTTCAGCCGCGCCGCGAAGCTCGTGGGTGAGCCCCCCGTGAAGGTGACGTTGGACCCGGAGCTGCCGCTGGCCGTGGGGCTGGGCAGCTCCGCCGCGTTGTCCGTGGCGTGCGCGCGCATGTTGCTGCTCGCCGCGGGCAAGGCGCCTTCGCCCAAGGAGGCCGCGCGCCTGGCGTGGGCGATGGAGCAGGAGTTCCACGGCACGCCCTCGGGCGTGGACCACACGACGAGCGCGGAGGAGCAGCTCTTGCTCTACCGCAAGCAGCCGGGTGCGTCCTCGGTCGGGCGGGGAAAGACGGTGGACAGTCCGCGCGCGCTGAAGGTGGTGGTGGCGTTGGCGGGCGAGCGCAGCCCCACGAAGAAGACGGTGGCGGCGTTGCGGCAGCGGCAGGCGCGCTGGCCGGAGCGCTACCAGCGCATCTTCAAGGAGATGGGGCGGCTGGCGTCGGAAGGCGCGAAGGCGGTGGAGGCCGGAGACCTGGAGGCGCTGGGTGACGCGATGAACGTCAACCAGGGGCTCCTGTCCGCGCTGGGCCTGTCTTCGCCCCCGTTGGAGGAGATGGTGTATCGACTGCGGAGCCTGGGCGCGCTGGGCGCCAAGCTCACCGGCGCGGGTGGGGACGGCGGGGCCGTGGTCGGTTTGTTCATTGACCCTGAGTCCGCGGTGGTCCAGCTGACCCGGCAAGGTGTGCGCTGCTTCAGCAGCCAGCTCGCCGGCCCGCGGGCGTTGTGA
- the mvaD gene encoding diphosphomevalonate decarboxylase, translating to MKATALAHPNIALVKYWGKRDDALILPHQSSLSMTLSPLSVTTTVEFGVATDAVDINGHTAKGSERERVLKLLESVRAQAKEPLGPAKVVSRGDFPMAAGLASSAAGFAALAVAGRAAAGLPSDARAASILARLGSGSACRSVQGGFCEWMRGERPDGDDSFAVQRFDAAHWPDLRMVVAVVDRGEKDVKSRDGMKQTVETSPYYPAWVRDAEAEVPRAREFIARKDLQALGELCERNAWRMHATSLAADPPLCYLNAGTLGLIQHLREARKKGVPVWFTLDAGPNPVLLTDAAHEVAAEALARACGALDVVRCVPGGDAVLKQEHLF from the coding sequence ATGAAAGCCACAGCCCTGGCGCATCCCAACATCGCCCTGGTGAAGTACTGGGGGAAGCGGGACGACGCGCTGATTCTCCCGCACCAGTCCAGCCTGTCCATGACGCTGTCGCCGCTGTCGGTGACGACGACGGTGGAGTTCGGCGTGGCGACGGACGCGGTGGACATCAATGGCCACACCGCGAAGGGCAGCGAGCGCGAGCGGGTGCTGAAGCTGCTGGAGTCGGTGCGCGCGCAGGCGAAGGAGCCGCTGGGCCCGGCGAAGGTGGTGTCTCGCGGAGACTTCCCCATGGCGGCGGGCCTGGCCAGCAGCGCGGCGGGCTTCGCGGCGCTGGCGGTGGCGGGGCGCGCGGCGGCGGGGCTCCCGTCGGATGCACGCGCGGCGAGCATCCTGGCGCGGCTGGGAAGTGGCTCGGCCTGCCGCAGCGTGCAGGGAGGCTTCTGCGAGTGGATGCGCGGCGAGCGTCCGGACGGCGACGACAGCTTCGCGGTGCAGCGCTTCGATGCGGCGCACTGGCCGGACCTGCGCATGGTGGTGGCCGTCGTCGACCGGGGCGAGAAGGACGTGAAGTCCCGCGACGGCATGAAGCAGACGGTGGAGACCAGCCCGTACTACCCGGCCTGGGTGCGCGACGCGGAGGCGGAGGTGCCTCGCGCGCGTGAGTTCATCGCGCGGAAGGATTTGCAGGCGCTGGGCGAGTTGTGTGAGCGCAACGCGTGGCGGATGCATGCCACGTCGCTCGCGGCCGACCCTCCGCTCTGCTACCTCAACGCCGGAACGCTGGGGCTCATCCAGCACCTGCGCGAGGCTCGCAAGAAGGGTGTGCCCGTCTGGTTCACGCTGGACGCGGGGCCCAACCCGGTGCTGCTGACGGACGCGGCGCACGAGGTGGCGGCGGAGGCGCTGGCGCGTGCGTGCGGCGCGCTCGACGTGGTCCGTTGCGTGCCCGGTGGAGACGCGGTGTTGAAGCAGGAGCACCTGTTCTGA
- a CDS encoding phosphomevalonate kinase: MERALSAPGKLFVSGEYAVLWGGVARVAAVAPRTAAHVRRREDARVHVCLEEGTLAGSVTPKGVRWAREVPQGFVFVARALDEALRAHGRASQGFDLAVAPSAVGPNGQKLGMGGSACATVLAAEGARYVLEERHDTLKLALLAHTLGQGGKGSGGDVAASFAGGVLRYRRYDVSPLVDASNGGRLGAALVESPSVDVWRLPSPRMAMAYAFTGESASTKVLIGQVEARLEEVGRRAFVERSDAVGQAVEEGLAGGDFRGFTEAVKAQHALLLELGPLETEAMRRVLSMAAAYGCAGKLSGAGGGDGCILFAPDVEARAELCKGLEARGFHTLLLEPEPGVRGETHVDARLRAWMDVLV; this comes from the coding sequence ATGGAGCGCGCCCTCTCGGCGCCGGGCAAGCTGTTTGTCTCCGGCGAGTACGCGGTGCTGTGGGGCGGCGTGGCGCGAGTGGCGGCGGTGGCTCCCCGCACCGCGGCCCATGTGCGGCGGCGCGAGGATGCGCGTGTCCACGTCTGTCTGGAGGAAGGGACACTCGCGGGCAGCGTGACGCCGAAGGGCGTGCGCTGGGCGCGCGAGGTGCCACAGGGCTTCGTCTTCGTGGCGCGTGCGCTCGACGAGGCGCTGCGTGCGCATGGCCGCGCGAGCCAGGGCTTCGACCTCGCGGTGGCGCCCTCCGCGGTGGGCCCCAATGGCCAGAAGCTGGGCATGGGCGGCAGCGCGTGTGCGACGGTGCTCGCGGCCGAGGGTGCGCGCTATGTGCTCGAGGAGCGCCACGACACGCTGAAGCTCGCGCTCCTGGCGCACACGCTGGGGCAGGGGGGCAAGGGCAGCGGCGGCGACGTGGCGGCGAGCTTCGCGGGCGGGGTGCTGCGCTATCGGCGCTATGACGTGTCGCCCCTGGTCGACGCGAGCAATGGCGGGCGGCTGGGGGCCGCGCTGGTGGAGTCACCTTCGGTGGACGTGTGGCGTCTGCCCTCGCCTCGCATGGCCATGGCCTATGCCTTCACGGGGGAGAGTGCTTCCACGAAGGTGCTGATTGGCCAGGTGGAGGCGCGGCTGGAGGAAGTCGGCCGGCGCGCGTTCGTGGAGCGCTCGGACGCGGTGGGGCAGGCGGTGGAGGAGGGGCTCGCGGGCGGCGACTTCCGAGGCTTCACCGAGGCCGTGAAGGCTCAGCACGCGCTGTTGCTGGAGTTGGGCCCCTTGGAGACGGAGGCCATGCGCCGCGTGCTGTCGATGGCGGCCGCCTACGGCTGCGCGGGCAAGCTGTCGGGCGCGGGCGGAGGCGACGGCTGCATCCTCTTCGCTCCGGACGTGGAGGCTCGCGCGGAGCTCTGCAAGGGACTGGAGGCTCGCGGCTTCCACACCCTGCTGCTGGAGCCCGAGCCCGGCGTCCGCGGCGAGACTCACGTGGACGCGCGGCTTCGCGCGTGGATGGACGTGCTCGTCTGA
- the omp85 gene encoding Omp85 family outer membrane protein, which yields MKSPSRPAPGLPPTQTDSGSDIIALPMMTFSSDHGLSYGAVGGIYLYGPGKTPYAHGIGAQVLFSSRGVQSHYLRYDGPRLIGPLRLEAGLEYKRELRSPFFGAGNLSAPDFRGDVDNERYAFDKGAPGAWFRLRGRPFGPKHPLQSYVGYAWRYTSVDTYDHSMLTQQRPLGIEGGSTGQLLVGALWDTRDDETDPLEGGVEEIALRVSGQATGSRYQYAGITLSERRYLRLSSRLTLAQRLTLDMLFGDVPFFEWSNTGGVNVSEGIGGMSSVRGIERNRFSGNIKAFTNTELRFHAANLQVFGKSMKVGAVMFLDLGRVWHPGVSDGKWHEWHPGIGGGVRLSRRAAIVRMDYARSTETGRQRFYVTFGHMF from the coding sequence GTGAAGTCGCCCTCCCGGCCAGCGCCCGGACTGCCCCCCACGCAGACGGACTCCGGCTCGGACATCATCGCGCTGCCGATGATGACGTTCAGCTCGGACCACGGGCTGAGCTACGGCGCGGTAGGCGGCATCTACCTGTACGGCCCGGGCAAGACGCCGTACGCGCATGGCATCGGCGCGCAGGTGCTGTTCAGCAGCCGAGGCGTGCAGAGCCACTACCTACGCTACGACGGGCCGCGGCTCATCGGACCGCTGCGGCTGGAGGCGGGGCTCGAGTACAAGCGGGAGCTGCGCAGCCCCTTCTTCGGGGCGGGAAACCTGTCCGCGCCGGACTTCCGCGGCGACGTGGACAATGAGCGCTATGCCTTCGACAAGGGGGCTCCCGGCGCATGGTTCCGCTTGAGGGGCCGCCCCTTCGGCCCCAAGCACCCCCTCCAGTCCTACGTCGGCTACGCCTGGCGGTACACGAGCGTGGACACGTATGACCACTCCATGTTGACGCAGCAGCGCCCGCTCGGAATCGAGGGAGGCTCCACGGGCCAGCTCCTGGTCGGCGCGCTGTGGGACACCCGCGACGACGAGACGGACCCGCTGGAGGGCGGCGTGGAGGAGATCGCCCTGCGCGTCTCCGGACAGGCAACGGGCAGCCGCTACCAGTACGCGGGCATCACCTTGAGCGAGCGGCGCTACCTGCGGCTGTCATCGCGGCTGACGCTGGCGCAGCGGCTGACGTTGGACATGCTGTTTGGCGACGTCCCGTTCTTCGAGTGGAGCAACACGGGCGGAGTCAACGTGTCGGAGGGAATCGGCGGCATGAGCAGCGTGCGCGGAATCGAGCGCAACCGCTTCTCCGGCAACATCAAGGCGTTCACCAACACCGAGCTGCGCTTCCACGCCGCGAACCTTCAAGTGTTCGGCAAGAGCATGAAGGTGGGCGCGGTGATGTTCCTGGACCTGGGGCGCGTGTGGCACCCGGGGGTGTCGGACGGCAAGTGGCACGAGTGGCACCCGGGCATCGGCGGAGGCGTGCGCCTGTCGCGGCGCGCGGCCATCGTCCGCATGGACTACGCGCGCTCCACGGAGACGGGACGCCAGCGCTTCTACGTCACCTTCGGCCACATGTTCTGA